The following proteins come from a genomic window of Mycolicibacterium rufum:
- a CDS encoding putative hydro-lyase — protein MRTAAARDVTAAARARADIRAGRHTGPTSGLAPGFAQANLVVLPEAYALDFLRFCVRNPKPCPVLDVTETGSACPEALAPDADLRSDVPRYRVFADGECIDEPNDVNRYWRADLVAFLLGCSFTFEWALTAAGIPLAHQRQRTNVPMYVTDLACAPAGLFGGPMVVSMRPMRPADLSRAAQITARFPAMHGAPVHAGDPTALGIGDLASPDFGDPVSIADDEIPVFWACGVTPQTAVQRARPPIALVHAPGHMFITDLPHEHYDSAAPAPHLPGGSP, from the coding sequence ATGCGAACCGCCGCGGCCCGGGACGTCACCGCTGCTGCTCGCGCGCGCGCCGACATCCGCGCCGGCCGGCACACCGGGCCCACCAGCGGCCTCGCCCCCGGGTTCGCTCAGGCCAACCTGGTCGTGCTGCCCGAGGCGTACGCCCTCGACTTCCTCCGGTTCTGCGTCCGCAACCCGAAGCCGTGCCCCGTGCTCGACGTCACCGAGACCGGTAGCGCGTGCCCGGAGGCGCTCGCGCCGGACGCCGATCTGCGCAGCGATGTCCCGCGCTACCGCGTGTTCGCCGACGGTGAGTGCATCGACGAACCGAACGACGTGAACCGGTACTGGCGTGCCGACCTGGTCGCGTTCCTGCTGGGCTGCTCGTTCACCTTCGAGTGGGCGCTGACCGCGGCCGGAATCCCGCTCGCGCATCAGCGTCAGCGCACCAACGTCCCGATGTACGTCACCGACCTCGCCTGTGCGCCGGCAGGACTTTTCGGCGGACCGATGGTGGTCTCGATGCGGCCGATGCGACCCGCCGATCTGTCCCGCGCCGCCCAGATCACGGCGCGGTTCCCGGCCATGCACGGCGCCCCCGTGCATGCCGGCGACCCGACCGCACTGGGCATCGGTGATCTCGCGTCCCCTGACTTCGGCGATCCGGTGTCGATCGCCGACGACGAGATTCCCGTGTTCTGGGCGTGCGGGGTGACGCCGCAGACGGCGGTGCAGCGCGCCCGCCCGCCGATCGCCCTCGTCCACGCGCCCGGACACATGTTCATCACCGACCTCCCCCACGAGCACTACGACAGTGCGGCCCCAGCACCCCACCTGCCCGGAGGATCGCCATGA
- a CDS encoding adenylate/guanylate cyclase domain-containing protein, producing MRPRRLLTRYAVGLTTAYLLTVAEVVAIVGALGGRGVVTGANVATLVAVVTVGTATVGLGAVAILRPSLRWLAAERRPTPAEITTTAKIIRRQAAIMLAPWLLTAAVLVPLNLDAEASVFVVITTTLLFGAIAAVCTGFLFTLRTLRPLMARVPPGERPAAPGVRARLILMWTLCTALPGGAIALLLILRYRNWLLTEDSPIELALLVLALVAVVLGLRAMLVVSMSISDPIGQVVAAMADVERGDIDGSVEVYEWSEIGRLQIGFNRMVAGLRERDRLHDLFGRHVGEEVARRALEQGESPAGDEREVAVLFVDLTDSTRLAVEREPHEVAGVLNDFFRIVVAEVDARHGLINKFQGDAALAVFGAPLRIADPASAGLAVARTLALQLASLSVDFGIGVSAGPVFAGNIGAENRYEYTVIGDPVNEAARLADCAKDHPGRVLGSGAAVDRADPGEQEHWAAGGETTLRGRSDVTRLYTPVSAVR from the coding sequence GTGAGGCCACGGCGGCTGCTGACCCGGTACGCGGTGGGACTGACCACGGCCTACCTGCTCACCGTCGCCGAGGTCGTGGCGATCGTCGGGGCGCTGGGCGGGCGCGGGGTCGTCACGGGCGCCAACGTCGCGACCCTGGTCGCCGTGGTGACCGTCGGGACGGCCACCGTCGGGCTCGGAGCGGTCGCGATCCTGCGGCCCTCGCTGCGTTGGCTGGCGGCAGAGCGGCGCCCCACCCCGGCGGAGATCACCACCACCGCCAAGATCATCCGTCGCCAGGCGGCGATCATGTTGGCGCCGTGGCTGTTGACCGCGGCGGTGCTGGTGCCGCTGAACCTCGACGCCGAGGCGTCGGTGTTCGTCGTGATCACCACGACCCTGCTGTTCGGCGCCATCGCCGCGGTCTGCACCGGGTTCCTGTTCACCCTGCGCACGCTGCGGCCGCTGATGGCCCGCGTGCCCCCGGGCGAACGGCCCGCCGCCCCCGGGGTGCGGGCGCGGCTGATCCTGATGTGGACGTTGTGCACGGCCCTGCCGGGCGGCGCGATCGCCCTGCTGCTGATCCTGCGGTACCGCAACTGGCTGCTGACCGAGGACAGCCCGATCGAACTGGCACTGCTGGTGCTGGCCCTGGTGGCCGTGGTCCTCGGATTGCGCGCGATGCTCGTGGTGTCGATGTCGATCTCCGATCCGATCGGCCAGGTGGTCGCCGCGATGGCCGATGTCGAGCGAGGTGACATCGACGGCAGCGTCGAGGTGTACGAGTGGTCCGAGATCGGCCGCCTGCAAATCGGTTTCAACCGCATGGTCGCGGGTCTGCGGGAACGCGACCGGCTGCACGACCTGTTCGGGCGGCACGTCGGAGAGGAGGTGGCCCGCCGCGCACTCGAGCAGGGCGAATCCCCGGCGGGCGACGAGCGGGAGGTGGCGGTGCTGTTCGTCGACCTCACCGACTCGACCCGACTGGCCGTCGAGCGGGAACCGCACGAGGTGGCCGGGGTGCTCAACGACTTCTTCCGCATCGTGGTGGCCGAGGTCGACGCCCGGCACGGTCTGATCAACAAGTTCCAGGGCGACGCCGCGCTGGCGGTGTTCGGCGCACCGCTGCGCATCGCCGACCCCGCATCGGCCGGCCTGGCCGTCGCCCGTACGCTCGCCCTCCAATTGGCCAGTCTGAGCGTCGATTTCGGCATCGGTGTGTCCGCGGGCCCGGTGTTCGCGGGCAACATCGGCGCGGAGAACCGCTACGAGTACACGGTGATCGGCGACCCCGTGAACGAGGCGGCGCGGCTGGCCGACTGCGCGAAGGACCATCCCGGCCGGGTGCTGGGTTCCGGTGCGGCCGTCGACCGGGCCGACCCCGGCGAACAGGAGCACTGGGCCGCCGGCGGTGAGACCACCCTGCGCGGACGCTCCGACGTCACCCGCCTGTACACGCCCGTCTCAGCTGTGCGTTAG
- a CDS encoding class I adenylate-forming enzyme family protein, with amino-acid sequence MSISLLLEMAASADPDRTAVVDGDIRLTTGELSTLADGGAQVIASSGARHVAYIGTGGAMLPLLLFASARAATPVTPLNYRLSADGLRALLDRLPDPLVIVDDEYRNAVGDGYRTLGSADFRAAADTTEAGPDVPAFADPDAVAVVLFTSGTTSTPKAVELTHNNLTSYITGTVEFASAEPGDAALICVPPYHIAGVGAALSNLYAGRKMVYLRHFDAEEWVRLVSEEAVTSATVVPTMLDRIVSVLEARAVALPTLRTLAYGGSKVPLPLVRKALALLPSVGFVNAYGLTETSSTIAVLTPEDHRAALAAGDDAALRRLGSVGRPVPGVEVEVRADDGTVLGPGEAGELYVRGEQVSGRYTGIGSVLDDNGWFPTKDVAHLDGEGYLFIGGRSDDTIIRGGENIAPAEIEDVLVEHPHVRDCAVVGADDPEWGQIIVAVVVAQQGTEPDGEDLRAHVRAQLRGSRTPDRVVFRNELPTNATGKVLRRELVDELNAASKEPA; translated from the coding sequence ATGAGTATCTCCCTGCTGCTGGAAATGGCCGCGTCGGCCGACCCCGACCGGACCGCGGTGGTCGACGGCGACATCCGGCTCACCACCGGCGAACTGAGCACGCTGGCCGACGGCGGCGCGCAGGTGATCGCCTCCTCCGGCGCCCGCCATGTCGCCTACATCGGCACGGGCGGCGCGATGCTCCCCCTGCTGCTGTTCGCTTCGGCCCGCGCCGCGACACCGGTCACGCCGCTGAACTACCGGCTCTCCGCCGACGGCCTGCGCGCTCTGCTCGACCGCCTGCCCGACCCGCTCGTCATCGTCGACGACGAGTACCGGAACGCCGTCGGTGACGGCTACCGCACCCTCGGCTCGGCCGATTTCCGCGCTGCGGCAGACACGACGGAGGCCGGCCCGGACGTTCCGGCGTTCGCCGATCCGGACGCCGTGGCGGTGGTGCTGTTCACCTCGGGAACCACGTCCACGCCGAAGGCCGTCGAACTCACCCACAACAACCTGACCAGTTACATCACCGGCACCGTCGAATTCGCTTCTGCGGAACCGGGAGACGCCGCGCTGATCTGTGTGCCGCCGTATCACATCGCCGGGGTGGGCGCGGCACTGTCGAACCTCTACGCGGGTCGGAAGATGGTGTACCTGAGGCACTTCGACGCCGAGGAATGGGTACGGCTGGTCTCCGAGGAGGCGGTGACGTCGGCGACCGTGGTGCCCACGATGCTCGACCGCATCGTCTCGGTCCTCGAGGCCCGCGCCGTCGCGCTGCCCACGCTGCGCACGCTCGCCTACGGCGGCTCGAAGGTGCCGCTGCCGTTGGTGCGCAAGGCACTCGCGCTGCTGCCCTCGGTGGGCTTCGTGAACGCCTACGGCCTGACCGAGACCAGCTCCACCATCGCGGTGCTGACCCCCGAGGATCACCGCGCCGCACTCGCCGCCGGCGACGACGCGGCGCTGCGCCGGCTCGGATCGGTCGGCCGACCCGTGCCCGGCGTCGAGGTGGAGGTGCGCGCCGACGACGGAACCGTGCTGGGCCCCGGCGAGGCCGGGGAACTGTACGTGCGCGGCGAGCAGGTATCGGGCCGCTACACCGGGATCGGTTCCGTTCTCGACGACAACGGCTGGTTCCCCACCAAGGACGTCGCTCACCTCGATGGCGAGGGATATCTGTTCATCGGCGGCCGCTCCGACGACACCATCATCCGCGGAGGCGAGAACATCGCTCCGGCCGAGATCGAGGACGTTCTGGTCGAGCATCCGCACGTCCGCGACTGCGCCGTCGTCGGGGCCGACGATCCGGAATGGGGTCAGATCATCGTCGCCGTGGTCGTCGCCCAGCAGGGCACCGAACCCGACGGCGAGGACCTGCGCGCGCACGTCCGCGCGCAGCTGCGCGGATCGCGCACCCCCGACCGGGTGGTCTTCCGGAATGAACTGCCCACCAATGCCACCGGCAAGGTGCTGCGGCGGGAGCTGGTCGACGAACTGAACGCCGCATCGAAGGAGCCCGCATGA
- a CDS encoding SDR family oxidoreductase produces the protein MSDPFPEAQFADRTLVVSGGSRGIGLAIALGAARRGANVVLMAKTAEPHPRLPGTVHSAAAEIEEAGGKAVAVVGDVRNEDDVQRAVDTAVAHFGGIDIVVNNASAIATEPTQALSAKKFDLMMDINVRGTFLLTRAALPALLASDVPHVLTVAPPLNMNPHWLGAHPSYTLSKYGMTLLSLGWAEEFRAARDGAGIGFSCLWPQTYIATSAVANLPDGDTLVEASRSPDIMGDAAVAILSRPPGEVNGRTFIDADVLTAVGVTDLSRYGGGDTPMWDIFLDKS, from the coding sequence ATGTCCGACCCATTCCCCGAGGCGCAGTTCGCCGACCGCACGCTGGTGGTGTCGGGCGGCAGCCGTGGCATCGGCCTGGCCATCGCACTGGGCGCGGCGCGGCGCGGCGCCAATGTCGTCCTGATGGCCAAGACCGCCGAACCCCACCCCCGGTTGCCCGGCACCGTGCACAGCGCGGCCGCCGAGATCGAGGAAGCCGGCGGCAAGGCGGTCGCGGTGGTGGGCGATGTGCGCAACGAAGACGACGTGCAGCGCGCCGTCGACACCGCGGTCGCCCACTTCGGCGGCATCGACATCGTGGTCAACAACGCGAGCGCCATCGCCACCGAACCGACCCAGGCCCTCTCGGCCAAGAAGTTCGACCTGATGATGGACATCAACGTCCGCGGCACCTTCCTGCTCACCCGTGCGGCGCTGCCCGCCCTGCTCGCGTCGGACGTCCCCCACGTGCTCACCGTGGCGCCGCCGCTGAACATGAACCCGCACTGGCTCGGCGCGCACCCGTCCTACACGCTGTCCAAATACGGCATGACGCTGCTGTCGCTGGGGTGGGCCGAGGAGTTCCGCGCCGCCCGCGACGGGGCGGGCATCGGCTTCAGTTGCCTGTGGCCGCAGACCTACATCGCCACGTCCGCGGTGGCCAACCTGCCCGACGGAGACACGCTCGTGGAGGCGTCGCGCAGCCCCGACATCATGGGCGACGCCGCGGTGGCGATCCTCTCCCGGCCACCCGGCGAGGTGAACGGCCGTACCTTCATCGACGCCGACGTGCTGACCGCCGTCGGGGTCACCGATCTGTCGCGGTACGGGGGCGGCGACACCCCGATGTGGGATATCTTCCTGGACAAGTCATGA
- a CDS encoding methylmalonyl-CoA mutase family protein produces the protein MSDPVQTPSGLPLEPVYGPADRAGDPPPPGTYPFTRGNFASGYRGKTWTFRQYSGFGTAEESNRRYRYLLDQGGTGLSVALDLPTQCGYDSDDPEYGEEVGRVGVAVDTLADAEILFDGIPLDAISTSFTINGTAAILLAFYVAAAEKKGVPREKLTGTIQNDILKEYASRGTWIWPPEPSLRLIADTIEFCADEVPRFNAISVAGAHFRDAGANAVQEMAFTLADGVTYCDTVVERGRMTIDKFAPQISFFFYTHGDFFEEIAKYRAGRRRWATLVRERYGATTDKASMFRFGCVAGGASLYAPQAQNNLVRVAYEAMAAVLGGVQSMFTAAWDEPFALPSEESATLALRTQQILAYETGVTKVADPLGGSYFVEALTDATEAKIIEIMDDLEAHGGMVRCIEDGYLQGLIADEAYTIHQEVESGVRPVVGVNRFVTDEPPPEIATYELDAEGRDLQLKRLAKIKAERDGVAVKESLAALAKAAEGDDNLMHKLIDCANAYCTVGEMVSTLKSVWGEFQQPVVF, from the coding sequence ATGAGCGACCCAGTACAGACACCTTCCGGGCTGCCGCTGGAGCCCGTGTACGGCCCGGCCGACCGGGCCGGCGATCCACCGCCCCCGGGCACGTATCCGTTCACCCGCGGCAACTTCGCGTCGGGGTACCGCGGCAAGACGTGGACGTTCCGGCAGTACTCCGGCTTCGGCACGGCCGAGGAGTCCAACCGTCGCTACCGCTACCTGCTCGACCAGGGCGGCACCGGACTCTCGGTGGCACTCGATCTGCCGACCCAGTGCGGCTACGACTCCGACGACCCCGAATACGGCGAGGAGGTCGGCCGGGTCGGGGTGGCGGTGGACACGCTCGCCGACGCCGAGATCCTGTTCGACGGCATCCCCCTGGACGCGATCAGCACCAGCTTCACCATCAACGGGACCGCGGCGATCCTGCTGGCGTTCTATGTGGCCGCCGCGGAGAAGAAGGGGGTGCCGCGCGAGAAGCTCACCGGCACCATCCAGAACGACATCCTCAAGGAGTACGCGTCGCGCGGCACCTGGATCTGGCCTCCCGAGCCGTCGCTGCGGCTGATCGCGGACACCATCGAGTTCTGCGCCGACGAGGTGCCGCGGTTCAACGCGATCTCGGTCGCCGGTGCGCACTTTCGCGACGCCGGCGCCAACGCCGTGCAGGAGATGGCCTTCACGCTCGCCGACGGCGTCACCTACTGCGACACCGTGGTCGAGCGGGGCCGGATGACCATCGACAAGTTCGCCCCGCAGATCTCGTTCTTCTTCTACACCCACGGAGACTTCTTCGAGGAGATCGCGAAGTACCGGGCGGGCCGGCGGCGCTGGGCGACCCTGGTGCGGGAGCGCTACGGCGCCACCACCGACAAGGCGTCGATGTTCCGCTTCGGCTGCGTGGCCGGCGGTGCCTCGCTGTACGCGCCGCAAGCCCAGAACAATCTGGTGCGTGTCGCCTACGAGGCGATGGCGGCCGTTCTCGGCGGGGTGCAGTCGATGTTCACCGCGGCGTGGGACGAGCCGTTCGCGCTGCCCAGCGAGGAGTCCGCGACGCTCGCGCTGCGCACCCAGCAGATCCTCGCCTACGAGACCGGAGTCACCAAAGTCGCCGACCCGCTGGGCGGTTCGTACTTCGTGGAAGCGCTCACCGATGCCACCGAGGCGAAGATCATCGAGATCATGGACGATCTCGAGGCGCACGGCGGCATGGTGCGCTGCATCGAGGACGGCTACCTTCAGGGCCTGATCGCCGACGAGGCCTACACGATCCACCAGGAGGTGGAGTCGGGTGTCCGTCCCGTCGTCGGCGTGAACAGGTTCGTCACCGACGAGCCGCCGCCGGAGATCGCGACCTACGAACTCGACGCCGAGGGACGGGACCTGCAGCTCAAGCGGCTCGCGAAGATCAAGGCCGAGCGGGACGGCGTCGCGGTCAAGGAGAGTCTTGCCGCTCTGGCGAAGGCGGCCGAAGGAGACGACAACCTCATGCACAAGCTCATCGACTGCGCGAACGCATACTGCACCGTCGGAGAGATGGTCTCGACACTGAAGTCGGTGTGGGGCGAGTTCCAGCAACCGGTGGTGTTCTAG